Proteins found in one Magnetofaba australis IT-1 genomic segment:
- a CDS encoding sensor domain-containing diguanylate cyclase, which translates to MHLAELSAKRYYALFASLFLVFGILVASATSTINYQLQFTDVIEEIRAQAKSTRDQKQHTLRQFVRRIEDMTHALADNPILRAFAASQAEADRDTLNSLLLTIAASESDIMQARYLDADGLERARVNRKSNQGAPIVVPADKLQNKRDRYYFQETARLPAGELWRSNIDLNVENGKIEVPIAPTLRIATPVWADNQFAGIVIINMHASRLLDALTGSRFFHIYLIDKNGEFLTHTDPEKSWSHYLPSRPKLTSEFPEIAQRALANQEVIEPEFALFSLAQQLPNHDETRLLLIPRKELVDRLQEANLHSAAIIGLIVLLISIPLSWMVALIPARMKKKLDQASQEIYAYHRIVDRNVYTSTTDESGRIISVSSAFCDVSGYAAGELIGSTQALIRHPDTPGALYEEMWSALQQGKTWQGEIQNIKKNGEAFWQQVSITPQFDSRGQISSYTAVGSDITDKKAIERISITDQLTGLFNRRHLDAALSRDYDLFLRYNHPFSVIILDVDKFKRVNDEFGHQAGDGVLVKMAEVLRAGIRTVDAVGRWGGEEFLVICPNTTLEQAGKAAEKLRAAVEAAEFPVVGHVTASFGVSQVRASGDVDDLIQRADSGLYQAKEQGRNRVVLVQAAAPKN; encoded by the coding sequence ATGCACCTCGCTGAACTCAGCGCCAAACGCTACTACGCTCTGTTTGCCAGCCTGTTTCTGGTGTTTGGCATCCTGGTGGCCAGCGCCACCTCGACCATCAACTATCAGCTTCAGTTCACCGATGTCATTGAGGAGATCCGCGCCCAGGCCAAAAGCACGCGCGATCAAAAGCAACATACCCTGCGGCAGTTTGTCAGGCGTATCGAGGACATGACCCACGCGCTGGCGGATAACCCCATTTTGCGCGCCTTCGCCGCGTCCCAAGCGGAAGCGGACCGCGACACGCTCAATTCGCTGTTGCTGACCATCGCCGCCAGCGAATCCGACATTATGCAGGCGCGTTATCTCGACGCCGACGGTCTGGAGCGCGCGCGGGTCAACCGCAAGAGCAATCAGGGCGCGCCCATCGTTGTGCCCGCGGACAAACTGCAGAACAAACGCGACCGCTACTACTTTCAAGAGACCGCGCGGCTGCCCGCAGGGGAGCTATGGCGCTCTAATATCGATTTAAATGTGGAAAACGGCAAAATTGAGGTTCCCATCGCGCCCACTCTGCGCATCGCCACGCCGGTGTGGGCGGACAACCAGTTTGCCGGCATCGTCATCATCAATATGCACGCCAGTCGCCTGCTGGATGCGCTCACCGGCTCGCGCTTTTTCCACATTTACCTGATCGATAAAAACGGTGAGTTTCTGACGCACACGGATCCGGAAAAGTCCTGGAGCCATTACCTGCCCAGCCGCCCCAAGCTCACCTCCGAGTTCCCGGAGATCGCCCAGCGCGCGCTGGCCAACCAGGAGGTGATCGAACCGGAGTTCGCCCTCTTCTCGCTGGCGCAACAACTGCCCAACCATGACGAAACGCGCCTGCTGCTCATTCCGCGCAAAGAGCTGGTGGATCGTCTGCAGGAGGCCAACCTCCACAGCGCCGCCATCATCGGCCTGATCGTGCTGCTGATCTCCATTCCGCTCTCATGGATGGTGGCGCTGATTCCAGCGCGCATGAAGAAAAAGCTGGATCAAGCCTCACAAGAGATCTACGCCTACCATCGCATTGTCGATCGCAACGTCTACACCTCCACCACCGATGAGAGCGGCCGCATCATCAGCGTCAGCAGCGCGTTTTGCGATGTCTCCGGCTATGCGGCGGGCGAGCTCATCGGCTCCACCCAAGCGCTGATCCGCCACCCGGACACCCCGGGCGCCCTCTACGAAGAGATGTGGTCAGCCCTGCAACAGGGCAAAACCTGGCAGGGCGAGATTCAGAACATCAAGAAGAATGGCGAAGCGTTCTGGCAACAGGTGAGCATTACGCCGCAGTTTGATAGCCGCGGACAGATCAGCAGCTACACCGCCGTGGGCAGCGACATCACAGACAAGAAGGCCATTGAGCGCATCTCCATCACCGACCAGCTCACCGGTCTGTTTAATCGCCGCCATCTGGATGCGGCGCTTTCGCGCGACTACGACCTGTTCCTGCGCTACAACCACCCCTTTAGCGTCATCATTCTGGATGTGGACAAGTTCAAGCGGGTCAACGACGAGTTTGGCCACCAAGCCGGGGACGGGGTGCTGGTGAAGATGGCTGAGGTGCTGCGCGCGGGCATCCGCACCGTGGATGCGGTGGGACGCTGGGGCGGCGAAGAGTTTCTGGTGATCTGCCCCAACACCACCCTGGAGCAGGCGGGCAAGGCGGCGGAGAAGCTGCGTGCGGCGGTGGAGGCGGCGGAGTTCCCGGTGGTGGGCCATGTCACCGCCAGCTTTGGCGTCAGTCAGGTGCGCGCAAGCGGTGATGTGGATGACCTGATTCAGCGCGCCGATAGCGGTTTGTATCAAGCCAAGGAGCAGGGCCGCAACCGGGTGGTGCTGGTCCAGGCCGCTGCGCCCAAGAACTAA